The following proteins are encoded in a genomic region of Cryptomeria japonica chromosome 11, Sugi_1.0, whole genome shotgun sequence:
- the LOC131068335 gene encoding probable calcium-binding protein CML23 yields MRFHKLFFGKFVRLLKKLIPTPSKHNKSPLVKPAQKNIDLSPSFGILAELEKVFRHFDANGDGKISVSELGAVINSLEGTSNASASHEELEMMIKEVDSDGDGFIDLQEFIAFNIKSEGGGVGSLQELRDAFRIFDRDRNGYISAEELRSVLTSVGDTCSFEDCLEMIKGIDSDGDGYVNFEEFRTMMTSSCN; encoded by the coding sequence ATGCGATTTCACAAGCTCTTTTTTGGCAAGTTTGTCAGATTGTTGAAAAAACTCATCCCCACTCCCTCTAAACACAACAAAAGTCCTCTGGTTAAACCAGCCCAGAAGAACATAGATTTGTCTCCAAGTTTTGGGATTTTAGCAGAACTTGAGAAGGTTTTCAGGCACTTTGATGCCAATGGTGATGGAAAAATCTCTGTTTCAGAACTGGGTGCTGTTATAAATTCCCTAGAAGGAACTTCCAATGCCTCTGCAAGCCATGAAGAGCTTGAGATGATGATAAAGGAGGTGGACTCTGATGGGGATGGGTTTATAGATCTTCAGGAGTTCATTGCATTTAATATAAAGAGTGAGGGTGGTGGTGTTGGGAGCCTCCAAGAACTGAGAGATGCATTCAGGATATTTGACAGGGATAGAAATGGGTATATATCTGCAGAGGAGCTGAGGAGTGTTTTGACCAGTGTGGGTGACACATGCAGCTTTGAAGATTGTTTAGAAATGATCAAAGGTATTGATTCAGATGGGGATGGATATGTTAACTTTGAAGAGTTTAGAACTATGATGACAAGTTCCTGCAACTGA